Part of the Uloborus diversus isolate 005 chromosome 2, Udiv.v.3.1, whole genome shotgun sequence genome, gaccgaaaacatgggaaaaatgtaaatgggtaaaaaatgtgatatgcattatcacatcAGGATATATCAATATATTTGTTTAAGAATTAGTTGTAACTAAATTGAGTATCAAGATTAAAATAATGCAATTTAATCATCATGCATAAATAAATAGGCTCCATAGCAGAGCATTTTACTGGTTCGCATGGCAACTGCATTTTCAAAGACAATCTGGTACTATTTTTTACTCTGAATACTATTCTGCTTTTAAAAGCTTTGACTTAAGGTGGAACGATGAAAAACAGTTTCCAAATTTATTGATCCAAAGAAGCCTGTTTGTTTCGGATGTAgatctagtttttatttttccaactactaAACTTATTGTTTACTCCTCAGAAGttgtgtggtttatagagaattgcattatatacGTAAAGGcgtaaaggtattctactgtatctTTGTTATTAGATGTGCCTGTAACTAGTTGccattattttatgcaaatttgttcTGTGTGTTGGAACCTAGTTTTCAACTATGCATTGATTGAAAGGGTAAACTTTAAATAATTATCTTTCCTTTCTTCCAAGGATGAAGAGTTAGGCAAGTTTCTGTTGCCAGCCATCAAGAAGTGGTCCAGTGAAACAAAAGGATGAGACTCATGGAGAGCCTTGTAAATAGTTCTGTTTCAAAGACCGGATGTTTTTCCACAATCATTTCACCATCTCGCCCAACATGCCCTTAtgcaaaatcatcatttttgtaaatattcaaaaaagaaagatgcagtaaaaatattttaaataatatgtttatCCTGTTTCTTTTCCAGTGCATTTCATTTATGGCTTTTTCTGAGGCCCATTCAAAGTATCATCAGAGCTCCAATTTCAAGACCTGGTCCATAGAGAAACAATCGCATTGTACGCAGCAAATGTATTTCATTACTATTAATTTCCTTCCTATAAAACGCATTTGCGTAGGAGTTAGTCATTAAAAGtgttgtaaataaaattattttgaaaatttaaaacttagtttAATAATGTACCAAGAATAAATAATTTCTGCAAAGAATTTATGTGCTTAATAATCGAGAGTTTTCTACTAATTTATGCAAAACATATATGCATGTGTTGCAAGCAATCATGAATGGTATTAATTTATCTTAGGGGCGCCCATATGGGTGGGCAAGGGGggcttccgccccccccccccccttagaaatgagaacttccttgcttttaatgcttttttatttgcaaaaatgtataaaaatttcttttccagccattaatgaataagttattaaaaatgtcaaattttaatatcactaatctgtactgaaatcggtttccatggggaaaagattctgctaaaccatggggaaaattttagagcccccccccccccttaaaattttgcatatgggcgcccttgtaccTTAGTTAAGACTTTCAAGTAGGAAATTTATTTGAGCAAAGAAAAGAGATTGAAATCCCTTTTGCTCCTAATATATTTAAAGATTGTGGAGTAATTTTtaatatacacaaaaaaaaatgtaaattttgtgctattttttaattgaaacactAATTTATaccaatttcaaagttttaattgagGACATTAGCTAACGATTacacagcaaaatattttacttctagCTATAATTTCATTTCTGGTTCTTGGAACCTTTTATGATACACTttaagtttgtttacttttagttacacaaatgatgaaattaagatttttttatcaaACACACCTTCCTTATTTGACCTTGGAAAAAGTAGAtacttatttcaataaaaaataaatattctttttttgtaaaaaaaaaaaaaaaaagattcaaggtttgaattaaatttgaaaatgttttccttcATTAATTAGAAACATGGTCTACATGTACCAAACCAATATATATGTGAAAAAACTCAGTTAAACCAAAAATTGTTTTGGAAGGAAAtcaagtttcatttttattgcagtaaCTTAATTCCAGGCTCACCTTCACGATTTTCTTTCCCATAAGAATAGATCTAATTTAGCCTCATTTTCAAAGAGTTTGTAAGGCCATTTATTTGTTTTCTGTAACTTGCATTCAAGTTCATACTATGAAGCATTTGTAACTACTTTAAAATGGTGTATAAGATGGTGTACAAGAATTTGATTTTTCAAGAGTAAATTTGGGGAAAATATTATTGAGCGTAATGATGAATGAGATTCTACATATCATTCCCATAACTTTGCACCATCGAAACTTCTCGAAATTTAACAGAAAGCCACTCTCCATTGTTACATTGAAAATATAAAGCATAGTTTTATGATGTGCCATAggacttttaaaaaatctttacaagAGAGAACATAAAAGAAAGTCATCAAATCTTGCAGGTGAATAACCATCATTTCTCACAAATTCTTAAATTCTCTTTCTAACATAGTGTACTTCGTACACATGCTAGAGTATCGAGACTTTATATTTTGAGGAATTACCTCTGTGCATCATTGCAGAGGTGGTGAAATTTAATATAATTATTAAGTAAGCATGGAGCACCATCTTCACAAATGGTAGGGCTAACAACACATAggcagaaataatttttcaccaattttacacaaaaacaataaaaatttcccTGACTAATTATGATTTCCCAGACCATTTTAATTTCACTGCCTTTCAAGGTTTGTGGGAACCCAGAGCTGGATGCCCATGCTATGTGCTACAAATGCCTTACTGGAAATAAGACTTTGTCTGTATTAGCGTTATGTGTTCGTTTACTTTATTTTGTGTcgtctgaatttttatttttccgtcCTCAAGTTACAAGCTTCGCTTGTCGTCAAATTTTTATCGTAGTCACACATAGCCAACAAATTGAAACTCaaatatacaaaagaaaaagtttcataatatattttagtTCATTCGGAAACATACACAAGTCGTAGGAGTCATGAAGCAATATACAGAGATTCAATGttacaaaacaaaacagacagcATAAGCGGATGATCGCAGACAAAGAAAAGGATTTTTAAGACAAATAAGAGAACCGTAAACCAATCCATTTTATAAGCTTTGTAAAATATACACGAGATAAAAGCGATGTCAACTTTCTGCTAGAAGTCTTTCGACGGTGCACGAAACGATGAATAGTCCTTCCGCTTGGCGGATGCGATATGGCACGCGCAGTGTGAATGTTAAAACAGGGGCATGAACACGAATAGGCACACATTTGACAGGGTGGGGCTTAAATGTTGATCACCGTTGTGGAGACGGAGCAATTCGGGTTGTCCATCTGTGAAAGGATCTGAAACGAGGAAAAAAAGCCACATGTGAGTGAATAACTTGACTATAGCAATAACAAAACAAtaccataatattttttttcgatctaTTACATTGGGAGAGAAGTAAAATCACAAAActacaaatgaaaagaaaattaaatttgaatttttgtcatcttaaattcaaattatgtttttctcaatcagaATTGTGATAGGACGTTTGGTTTCTTGGAATGGAATGAAAATGAACAAGAAATTTACACCCAACATATTACAACTGGTGATTTTCTAAAAGAGTTAATACACaaatccttaaaaaaagaaatggtgttcAGGATGCCTTCTTATGTAGATTAGGTATTTTTATTTGCGATTAATCTTAAAAACACTTGGAAATAGTAAGCTGGAAATactgtatttagatgaagtttcaAAAGGCTCTAATTTGAAAACGACTGACTTGATATTTCACCTCAACATAGTGAGGCCATGGGATTCTGTTTGGAGAAGGAGAAAAATTAGTTACAGAATGTGCCAACAGATGGCAGTCAGGAATCAAATTGCTGTTGTGGAGGGTGCTAATGCCTAACATACAAATGAGCTCCACAGACGCAGCATCCGTCTAGGTAACATTTTATCTGGTGTGAAACACATAGTTCAGAGTTATATCAGTCTTTGCTGTCAACACtaactaataaattattcataaacgTTTGGAAGTTATAGTATCATATTGGTAAATACCATTTTCCTGTTTAACGAACACCTGTAGTAGAGTTTTCCCGTTAACTTGACACCGCCATCTGTCAGCAcattttggaaccttttttttttctgagcaattgAATCCCTCAGGAGTATTCTGGTGAAATATCAATCTGACCAGTATTTAAATTAAAgcgttttgaaatcaaaacttcaATTAGAATCACCCTGTattaaactgcaataaaaatatatgtttaaaaacagTTCTAAAATAATGCCAGATGGCACTGAAAACTGAAAACATTTTACCATATCACTTAGCCCCACTATTACATTTTACCCAATATTACCCTACTAAAATGAAAGAATAATAGTGAGACTGGAAATATGACAAGCGAGAAAAATAAAGGGGGAGACACAAGAAATTTTATCCATCCAGATTGAAATTAACTTTCAATATGTAAAGAGTAAATTGCAGGTAAACATCTTTTGTAACCAAAGTTCTACAGAaacttttgttaaataaaaaactttgtcaACAGAAGTTTGTTGAATGAAGACTTGACTATATGTATGAAATTTTGGTTAATGTTTTGAACTAGATATTCTTCACAAAAAAACTCAATAAATAAGGAGAACAGCACACAGATTTAAAGAGCTTAAATAcaagataataattaaaataaaattagtttcctTTTATGGTATTAATCTAAGTAATACAgacgagcctccatatatcgaaatagcaaattgtcagaaaaaaattcgataaaaacaaacaatattagtttatcataaaaaaaaatcctaaaacttattaaagataattttcgtgtgaaacccaatttctaatttatacgagcatcggattaaatgacagttaataattaaaaacttaatagtCTAGTGAAACATTTACTGAGCACTGCATAGTTTCTGAAAAATCAACTAACTGTAATGCcgtttcatgtttttgagtgaaaattccaGTATTTTTATTACGGTTTTCCGATTTCTCATAATAGCAGCactttcatttttcataagacaaacagtctaaagtagaaaaaaaaaatctactaatgtctcgaattttttttcgatatttagagattttttcgatgtatagaaacagtttttctatttaatggacatggaaatttgctgggatttatatatatagaaatttttgaTATATGGACGTTTGACTGTAAATACTCACCTGTCTGACAATGGACTTAATAAATTCTTTGCGATATCCTAGGTCATAATTCGGATAAGTCTCAAACACCTGTAAgaaatatttatcattattaGAATCATGTAATTTAAAGAGATCTGTACAATATATGCACTAAACACATAACTACATCAACTTCTGGAACATTTCTTCACATACCTGCCAACTTGGGAAAATcttaaagagtaaaatatttttattgtttcattaataaaagcacaaaagtagttttctaaattataacaaaacttttaataaaattgaattttttttaattttatttcttacatttccATTTGTTAGTTACAACTGCtacttattaacattttaatagCCAAACCTACACCGTATTCACTGCCAATCTGcttgaaaaagaaacattaagGTTTCTGAACATTAATCTTTAAAGAGCTGAAACAACAATAttatattataacttttttttatatcataattttttttccaaaaattttaaaagccacaagctaattaagaaatttttaattttatgattttgtatTCTCAAAGTTGCATAGCGGTTGAATAGTGTGAAATTGTCTCACAAGTATAACACCCCAGCCATTGCTTTAATATAAAAGTTTCCACACAGAATAAATCAGAACAATGATGATTGTTGTTACAAATATCTGAAGTTAATATGTCATGATTCACATTTCAATACTATATATAAATACAGTTTAACTTGTTACTACATCGAAAAACAAAAGGCAACTTACCCTGCATATCACATGCTTCATTGTGACATCTTCTAGTTTTGATTCCTTCATGATTTTGATCACAAGAGCTCTCAACTGGTCATCCTAATGGAAACATTAGAAATAGGTGAAAATATAGTTTGATGTATTTTTACATAAggcaaattttattatatttacaatTTTCCTTCATCAAATCATATTTCTACTTATCTGGGTTTCAACAAATCCATACTTTTTGTAAATCTAGATATGTTTTCACTTCAATTACATTGGCTAATGAGAAGctatcattaaattaaattatgaaacatTCATGCAGCAAAGATTGGGGATGGGATTGtgacttttctaataaaaagttaaacttttacTCACATTTGGATGTCCAATCATTTTAGACAGGGGCTGGTCGTCATCCTCATCACTTCCCAGGTATTGAACCACACGAGCTGCAGCTGCAAGCAGATAGAAAAATTTGATGTATATGAAGATACCATTGTCAAGAAAGATACTTTTTAAGGACACGAAAATTTTGaacatcaaataaaaaataaaaaataaccattCTGGAATTCTGATAGCAATAGAAATCcactttaaacatattttaaatcaaaGTGATAACAAAGAATTCAAAAGTACTCAAAGATGTGTTTGTACTAATAGTTAAGTAAAAGATGTTTTACCTattcatttaatgcaaattttgtgaAGAATTGATTCTTTACAAGTGAGACTTACTTTACCTAAAAAACTCTCCAAATCACCAAATTAAATAAATGGGAATGAAAAGCAAAAACCACTATAAATCAGAATTGGTCCATTAGTCCTTTGattcatagccagctcttctttataagcagaacacgaaattaatttatgttttctttatgaatgttgtgtataaaagtcaatataagtacacattaaacttattgtacataaaattagtcatcactagaatgaagtatatTTTGTAATCTACGGAATCAAACCCACTAGTATTGGGATTCAATTTACTTCGATTTACACGGCATTTCTGTGGAATGTagcccccgcgtaaaacgagggtctactgtagctccatttttgaaaaatgatcaaatattcCTGCTCTAAAACTACAGGTAAAAACCTGCAATAAGATTTAATCCTAAATTccagactaataataagagtagaccgagctttcccaaacttgctgatgaaaaaattggttcatggatacatcatgtgactggtggaaggcttggcgaaaactttggcagcttggttgctagatggcaacattatctatagtttgacactcgacatgtattttaagaagtaatgtgttttcattataattttttcccaggAGTAGAGattgaactatttttcttttagttatacattattttgacattagtaattagtttttgatcacagttttcagtaacttttatttcatttggaactgctacttCAGTGTTGGcatgaacgtaatggcgtaaacgttttgcgttaacgaaaaaatgtactaatcggtatcttaaattgaaagtgtaggtaaaaatcttaccgtttgcgaTTCTTTTTAGGCCCtcgcatctttaattgcttagggagttattgaaattgactaaagaaaatgtacagtaatatctaaacgaaaaattcactatatcaacaaaatatttacaacttagaataacaaatttacaaatcggattccataaaagatcattcttcagtgttccatcaattctatttattttatttctcgcgggcgtgatcgtctgctacgatcaacgcccgctgttgctaggctatccaccagtcacatggtttggtttatgagcagcaaaagggttaccacacctcggtctattcttattattagtctatggaaaatTCAGAATGGTGCGGCAATTTTCATAGTAGAAACAGAGTAAGAACTGTGTTCTAAAGAGATCATCTTCTGCTAACCAAACAAAAGATTATAGTTATCACATAGCAGTTTAATTTGACAAAAACCACAAACAGTATTCTTACTCAAATTCTTGAAATCTGTTTGGTTTTCGTCTGCTTCTGCAGGTGATCTTTTAGGCAGTGAAGGGGATTCTTGGGGGGAAGAGTGTTCACAGGGCTCACTCTTAATATGAAATGACATAGGTGTTGAGGTGGAGGGGAAAGACTCATTCTCTTTTTTAGTGGCGTGCAGCTCACTCGTTGGACAGATCGGAGAATCCTTAACACAAGAATCCTCTTTGGAAACTTTGCGCTTCTCCTTTTTGATGGGCAGAGGCACAATCTCGATGCTGGAGCATGGAGATTCCCGCCTGGAAGATTCACGGTGAAGGGGTATTGGGACGATCTCGATGTCCGAGGAAGACTGTGaaaagaaatcataaaaaaattatttgtcagaAAGCAAGTTGAAAtatgaaacggaaaatatataTAGTTCCGAAAACAAAGGTTGAtccaagtttttttatttttaggtcagCATTTGGagagaaaaggaaaatttttacaaactttcttaatttttgtaacaaaaacatattttgtgaaattcctttttgtatcttttttcatgaaaaatatcatGTCATACCACAAAGAGCATTTTTTGCTACTATTAGTTCTAATCTAAATCCTTTTGACACAAAGTACTTCACCTAGAATGTCTTAAAAGTGGGATGTTTTTTCCTCCCAAAAAATCTTTAGTTTACAGGCTACCTGATagaatttaactgtttttttatgAAAGGACTTATTTTAaggtacagattttttttaaggcgacttattttaaactaaaggGGCTGTCTAAGACGCAGAATTTTGAGAAGGAGACACAAAGTGACTCAATTGGTATTTGGATCATCCCCTGGAAAATATTTTGGGttggaaataaattaataatttaaaaatgtaaaagtattttctagctttgaacaaaaacagtaaaaggctttttttttttaataccttttttgtccatactacagtggtggacaaaattatagactcaattttttttccttttgtttcaattacaaaataactcagtttaaattattttcattgaagtaaagatgaatagttgaagaaatagttctaaaattagtacatcttatcaattaaatttaaaaattcataaagttagaaaatttgcaaatttaatattttatcattacgtgaaacctggaaaaaattataaactcagaggtaaaaaatccagaattacgagaaagtttcgttcgaaaatgttaatttaatgccatagaatgaataaatgttgccatcagtgattgctaaaagttttgtttttggaaatttatgagaaacatataaatgcactgctggacaaaattataaactcactttctttttcattttttcaatcataatttaactcaattaaaaaactttttgttccagtaaaaataaataactgactaaatagttctaaattcagtataactcataaactttataatgtaaataatttaattaaaaaaaatctccacttatctttataatacatgaaacctggacaaaagtatcaactcaaaaataagaaactctgaagtttggtagaaatttattcaaatacttaatcatttaacaaccaaaaatgaaccaatgctgaattacaaaattacaaacttacaatactgcataaacacaattataagctgacaaaattctattattattattattatttttttttttttttttgagtttaataaagttatatttgcaattacttcagtaaaacaaaagcatagatttaggaaaatgaaattttgctattaacatggataaattgaaaaaaaaaatcaatatttgaaatgttttaaaaattaacactgcattaaatctagccattagtgtaaactacaaacttttaaaaacgagttgggcccccagttttctgaattacctcgaatatgcggctgggcatgtagatttcagAGTTTctaacagctgcagtggcatatggttccatgctgaaagtatttccctttttaattcctctgtggtttggtactggtgccgatcatgataaactttgcgaaccctggtcccccaaagattttcaatcggattaagatctggactacgagctggccatttgataactttgataccccagcgcttgaatcattcttttgtacttttcgctgcttgtacactcgcgttatctggctgaaataaccagtttcctccaggaatcagatgagcaaaaggtaagagatgatcttccagtattaattggtaatcttcagcgttttatcttccattaagaaatgccaatcctgctttaccatgctgagagggttatttatctttactggaacgaaatttttttaactgagttaaattatgattgaaaaaacgaaaattttgtccagcgcggtgcatttatatgtttctcataaatttccaaaaacaaaacttttagcaatcaccgatggcaacatttattcattctatggcgttaaattaacattttcgaacgaaactttctcgtaatcctggattttttaactttgagtttatatttttgtccaggtttcacgtaatgataaaatattaaatttgcaaattttctaactttatgaattttttaatttaattgataagatgtactaattttagaactatttcttcaacaattcatctttacttcaatgaaaataatttaaaccgagtcatgttgtaattgaaacaaaatgaaaaaaatttgagtctataattttgtccaccactgtatctTGAGACAAGAAAATCAAATAGTTTGGGTGAAATAGTTGGTACTTCACAAGAACTGATAGTGGTGGAAAACAAAGCAATGAGACATTTGATATACCATGAGCTATTTGGCCCTGGAAGGACTTGTAATCAACTCtgtttagaattaaaattttaagagataCTGAACTTATGTGACTTATGcaaattttatataaaactacattaaaattccatattttttaagaaacaacATGAACCCTCTAAAAGAAAGAGGAATAAACTTTCTTAATGTATAAATATCATGTCTGTGACAGCTGTATCTGAAATCAAATTTCTAAGAATAAAAAAACTCTGCctagggtaagtgctccagtagtaaCCCAGTCTCCATAACTCGACCACAAagacataaaactgcttataaatagaagatgtataactcaaaatcggatatgatgcatccccatttttttttaaatctaattt contains:
- the LOC129217715 gene encoding protein DEK-like, with protein sequence MILYLTTSAQNNIRKNILEFSGFPFDESSSDYHCRRGLMEQLSIEDLKAVATVLCVSQYIVDESRNSLIDAILKFLLKPSALLNSSTIMPTISPVPVPRLPVKKKATSTTCKVSQSSSSEVVVSDLPSGIVISKVESVAPKPFVNHCSMGIKKEDHKPELKKLQACFSSSDIEIVPIPLHRESSRRESPCSSIEIVPLPIKKEKRKVSKEDSCVKDSPICPTSELHATKKENESFPSTSTPMSFHIKSEPCEHSSPQESPSLPKRSPAEADENQTDFKNLTAARVVQYLGSDEDDDQPLSKMIGHPNDDQLRALVIKIMKESKLEDVTMKHVICRVFETYPNYDLGYRKEFIKSIVRQILSQMDNPNCSVSTTVINI